In Comamonadaceae bacterium OS-1, a single window of DNA contains:
- the ftsB gene encoding cell division protein FtsB, translated as MASRVVPIVLLALLAILHGQLWFGRGSISEVTRLQQKLETLQEHNAQAQRVNDQLGAEVRDLKEGLEMVEERARFELGMVKSNEIFVHISPK; from the coding sequence ATGGCTTCCCGTGTAGTCCCCATCGTCTTACTGGCTTTGCTGGCGATACTGCACGGGCAGCTATGGTTTGGGCGCGGCAGTATTTCCGAGGTAACGCGTCTCCAGCAAAAGCTGGAGACGCTGCAAGAGCACAACGCCCAGGCGCAGCGGGTCAACGACCAGCTCGGCGCCGAGGTGCGGGACCTGAAAGAGGGCCTGGAAATGGTCGAAGAACGTGCCCGTTTCGAGCTGGGCATGGTCAAGTCCAACGAAATTTTCGTGCACATTTCGCCAAAGTAA
- the hslO gene encoding 33 kDa chaperonin has product MSELHKFLFDGLPVRGCIVRLTDAWQEILRRRASNTTTGAYPAPVAELLGEMTAAGVLMQSNIKFNGAVVLQIFGDGPVKLAVVEVQPDFSLRTTASVMGEVPVDATLSQMVNLDNQGRCAITLDPKDRFPGQQPYQGVVPLFGDNKEKLEKLSDVLQHYMLQSEQLDTLLVLAADENVAAGLLIQRLPIQGEKNLAGSVTSEANENEIGLNEHYNRIATLAGTLKREELLTLDVDTILRRLFWEEQVLMFSPHIGPTAPKFACTCSRDRVGAMIRSLGTDEVEGILAEREEVEVACEFCGKQYRFDAVDAAQLFTTPDASLPGPSAVQ; this is encoded by the coding sequence GTGTCTGAACTCCATAAATTTTTATTCGACGGCCTGCCCGTGCGCGGCTGCATCGTGCGCCTGACCGATGCCTGGCAAGAAATCTTGCGCCGCCGCGCCTCCAACACCACCACCGGGGCGTATCCCGCTCCTGTTGCCGAGCTGCTGGGCGAAATGACCGCTGCGGGCGTGCTGATGCAGTCCAACATCAAGTTCAACGGCGCGGTGGTGCTGCAGATTTTTGGCGACGGCCCGGTCAAGCTGGCCGTGGTGGAGGTGCAGCCCGACTTCAGCCTGCGCACCACCGCCAGCGTGATGGGCGAGGTGCCTGTAGATGCCACGCTGAGCCAGATGGTTAACCTGGACAACCAGGGCCGCTGCGCCATCACGCTGGACCCGAAGGACCGGTTCCCCGGCCAGCAACCCTACCAGGGCGTGGTGCCGCTGTTTGGCGACAACAAGGAAAAGCTGGAAAAGCTCAGCGACGTGCTGCAGCACTACATGCTGCAAAGCGAGCAGCTCGACACCTTGCTGGTGCTGGCCGCCGACGAGAACGTGGCCGCCGGGCTGCTGATCCAGCGCCTGCCCATCCAGGGTGAAAAGAACCTGGCGGGCAGTGTGACCAGTGAGGCTAATGAAAACGAGATTGGCCTCAACGAGCACTACAACCGCATCGCCACCCTGGCCGGCACCCTGAAGCGCGAAGAGCTGCTGACGCTGGACGTGGACACCATCCTGCGCCGCCTGTTCTGGGAAGAGCAGGTGCTGATGTTCAGCCCGCACATCGGCCCCACCGCGCCGAAGTTCGCCTGCACCTGCAGCCGCGACCGCGTGGGCGCGATGATCCGCAGCCTGGGCACCGACGAGGTGGAAGGCATCCTGGCCGAGCGCGAGGAGGTGGAGGTGGCCTGCGAGTTCTGCGGCAAGCAATACCGCTTTGACGCGGTGGACGCGGCGCAGCTGTTCACCACGCCGGATGCCAGCCTGCCCGGCCCCTCAGCGGTGCAGTAG
- the yrdA gene encoding protein YrdA, producing MALYALDGIAPQVAATAWVADSAEVMGDVVLGEDSSVWFGVVVRGDNHRISIGRGSNVQDLSVLHTDQGVPLTIGENVTIGHQVMLHGCTVGDGSLVGIGAVVLNGARIGKNCLVGAGALVTEGKEFPDGSLIIGSPAKVARALTPAQIEGLQRSAQGYVANARRFRSGLQKLA from the coding sequence ATGGCTCTGTATGCATTGGATGGAATTGCGCCGCAAGTGGCGGCCACGGCTTGGGTGGCGGACAGCGCCGAAGTCATGGGCGACGTGGTGTTGGGCGAGGACAGCAGCGTCTGGTTTGGCGTGGTGGTGCGCGGTGACAACCACCGCATCAGCATCGGCCGGGGCTCCAACGTGCAGGACCTGAGCGTGCTGCACACCGACCAGGGCGTGCCGCTGACGATTGGCGAGAACGTCACCATCGGCCACCAGGTGATGCTGCACGGCTGCACCGTGGGCGACGGCTCGCTGGTCGGCATTGGCGCGGTGGTGCTCAACGGGGCCCGTATTGGCAAGAACTGCCTGGTCGGCGCGGGCGCGCTGGTCACCGAGGGCAAAGAATTTCCCGACGGCAGCCTGATCATCGGCAGCCCGGCCAAGGTGGCGCGCGCGCTCACACCGGCGCAAATCGAAGGCCTGCAGCGCAGCGCCCAGGGCTATGTCGCCAACGCCCGGCGCTTTCGGAGCGGCTTGCAAAAGCTGGCCTGA
- the cdgJ_1 gene encoding cyclic di-GMP phosphodiesterase CdgJ — translation MPASDPSAPAAAPVDTGTVVIARQPIMDAQREVVAYELFDRSTVSHNAASDVALVFNAMTHTGNESLVGKKTIFVNCTHESLSGGHLDLIQPEKVVLEVGPVPGHASADIAARQQTLLELHQRGFRLAFNHTVLAPVYASWQPLASFVKLDLMALKPEQLQVIVAAVKARTPAAVVAEKVETVEQFSALLSYGATLFQGYWFARPDVIKTKVVSPGQAHVLQLINLVRNQASTDEIESVLKKDAVLGFNLLRLINSAGFGMDREITSFRQAVMLMGLKKLFRWAALLLTSKANGTPAAVGTMAVVRGRMMELLATGTLTPEECDGAFVVGIFSLLDVMLGMPLEQALALLSLPPAVAEALQHGTGIYGPMLALTKACENNDDTAFGAAALALQFSSHHINMAHMEALVWADTLGM, via the coding sequence ATGCCTGCATCCGATCCCTCCGCCCCTGCCGCCGCGCCTGTTGACACCGGCACGGTGGTCATTGCCCGCCAGCCCATCATGGATGCCCAGCGCGAGGTGGTGGCTTACGAGCTGTTTGACCGCTCTACGGTATCGCACAACGCCGCCAGCGATGTGGCCCTGGTGTTCAATGCCATGACCCATACCGGCAACGAATCGCTGGTGGGCAAAAAGACCATCTTCGTAAACTGCACGCACGAGAGCCTGTCGGGCGGCCACTTGGACCTGATCCAGCCGGAAAAAGTGGTGCTGGAAGTCGGCCCCGTGCCCGGCCACGCGAGCGCCGACATCGCGGCGCGCCAGCAAACCCTGCTGGAACTGCACCAGCGCGGCTTTCGGCTGGCATTCAACCACACGGTGCTGGCCCCGGTGTATGCCTCGTGGCAGCCGCTGGCCTCGTTTGTGAAACTGGACCTGATGGCCCTCAAACCCGAGCAGTTGCAGGTGATCGTGGCCGCCGTGAAGGCCCGCACACCGGCCGCGGTGGTGGCCGAAAAGGTGGAAACCGTGGAGCAGTTCAGCGCCCTGCTGTCCTATGGGGCCACGCTGTTCCAGGGCTACTGGTTCGCGCGCCCGGATGTGATCAAGACCAAGGTTGTCAGCCCCGGCCAGGCCCATGTGCTGCAGTTGATCAACCTGGTGCGCAACCAGGCCAGCACCGACGAGATCGAGAGCGTGCTGAAAAAAGACGCCGTGCTGGGCTTCAACCTGCTGCGGTTGATCAACTCGGCAGGCTTTGGCATGGACCGCGAGATCACCTCGTTTCGCCAGGCGGTGATGCTGATGGGCCTGAAAAAGCTGTTCCGCTGGGCCGCCCTGCTGCTCACCTCCAAGGCCAACGGCACCCCTGCGGCGGTGGGCACCATGGCCGTGGTGCGCGGGCGCATGATGGAGCTGCTGGCCACCGGCACCCTGACCCCCGAAGAATGCGACGGGGCCTTCGTGGTCGGGATTTTCTCGCTGCTCGACGTGATGCTGGGCATGCCGCTGGAACAGGCGCTGGCCCTGCTGTCACTGCCCCCGGCGGTGGCCGAGGCGCTGCAGCACGGCACGGGGATCTACGGCCCCATGCTGGCCTTGACCAAGGCCTGCGAGAACAACGACGACACCGCCTTCGGTGCTGCTGCCCTGGCCTTGCAATTCAGCAGCCACCACATCAACATGGCCCACATGGAGGCCTTGGTCTGGGCGGATACCCTGGGCATGTAA
- the cdgJ_2 gene encoding cyclic di-GMP phosphodiesterase CdgJ, producing MENEASVARRTYTAMSTIPDQLHSLRHPLEPDTAPDSQVLIARQAIVDENRAVFGYELFDRSSPGQSHTVDSDAALLVNALSFTDIETLVGKKLVFINCTLESLAGGHLELVHPDKVVLEVPPVPGSSPEDIATHALVLEDLRKRGFRFAFNHTVLTRGYASWRALASFVKLDLMALKPELVLPFVKFATANTTAQIIAEKVESAEQHQLLTSYGIKLFQGYWFAKPALVKAQTVRPSQATILQLINLVRKQATTAEIEELLKRDPTLSFNLLRFINSSGFGLNCEITSFRHAVMILGLQKLFRWAALLMTTSRSDKDGPGPVVGQTAVVRGKLMELLAAEMLAPEDCDNAFVVGVFSMLDVMLGVPLAKALESVALPQPVLDALLHRTGVLAPFLALTEACESGNDEVFARTAEALHLSNKQVNWAHLQALAWAETLGA from the coding sequence ATGGAAAACGAAGCCTCCGTGGCCCGTAGAACTTACACCGCCATGTCCACCATACCCGACCAACTCCACAGCCTAAGGCACCCCCTGGAACCTGATACTGCCCCCGATAGCCAGGTGCTGATTGCCCGCCAGGCCATCGTGGACGAAAACCGTGCCGTTTTCGGTTACGAATTGTTTGACCGCTCCAGCCCGGGCCAAAGCCACACTGTCGACAGCGATGCCGCCCTGCTGGTCAACGCCCTGTCCTTCACCGATATCGAAACCCTGGTTGGCAAAAAGCTGGTCTTCATCAACTGCACGCTGGAAAGTCTGGCCGGTGGCCACCTGGAGCTGGTGCACCCCGACAAAGTGGTGCTCGAAGTCCCCCCCGTGCCCGGCAGCAGCCCCGAAGACATCGCCACCCACGCCCTGGTACTGGAAGATTTGCGCAAGCGCGGTTTCCGGTTTGCCTTCAACCACACCGTGCTGACGCGGGGCTATGCCTCCTGGCGCGCCCTGGCCTCGTTTGTGAAGCTGGACCTGATGGCGCTCAAGCCCGAGCTGGTGCTGCCGTTTGTGAAGTTCGCCACCGCCAACACCACCGCCCAGATCATTGCCGAAAAGGTCGAGAGCGCCGAGCAGCACCAGTTGCTCACCAGCTACGGCATCAAGCTGTTCCAGGGCTACTGGTTTGCCAAGCCCGCGCTGGTCAAGGCGCAAACCGTACGCCCCTCGCAGGCCACCATCCTGCAGCTCATCAACCTGGTGCGCAAACAGGCCACCACCGCCGAGATCGAAGAACTGCTCAAACGCGACCCCACGCTGTCGTTCAACCTGCTGCGCTTCATCAACTCGTCGGGTTTCGGGCTGAACTGCGAAATCACCTCGTTCCGCCACGCGGTGATGATCCTGGGCTTGCAAAAGCTGTTCCGCTGGGCCGCCCTGCTGATGACCACCTCGCGCAGCGACAAGGATGGCCCCGGCCCGGTGGTGGGCCAGACCGCGGTGGTGCGCGGCAAGCTGATGGAGCTGCTGGCCGCCGAAATGCTGGCCCCCGAAGACTGCGACAACGCCTTCGTAGTGGGCGTTTTTTCCATGCTCGACGTAATGCTGGGCGTGCCGCTGGCCAAGGCCCTGGAGTCCGTGGCCCTGCCCCAGCCGGTACTCGACGCCCTGCTGCACCGCACCGGCGTGCTGGCGCCCTTCCTGGCCCTCACCGAAGCCTGCGAAAGCGGCAACGACGAGGTCTTCGCCCGCACCGCCGAAGCCCTGCATTTGTCCAACAAGCAGGTCAACTGGGCGCACCTGCAGGCCCTGGCCTGGGCCGAAACGCTGGGCGCGTAA